In Ignavibacteria bacterium, a genomic segment contains:
- a CDS encoding DUF3109 family protein, with protein MSRFNYTENELQIDPFLHSHGYKNVDSPLQCDGKCCSYGVYVDEEEHKKILANADSIKKYFDETQPTNVSLWFEKEFISDSDFPSGKCIGTEVYNDKCVFLNKNGKCTLQQTSITEGKHPWELKPYYCITFPIVVINKKIEWDDMLDGERLCCTARNDFNTSCAQACELEMNFILGKHHENVLATKHNEL; from the coding sequence ATGAGCCGTTTCAATTACACAGAAAATGAATTGCAGATTGACCCGTTTTTACATTCACACGGATATAAAAATGTTGATTCACCGCTTCAATGCGATGGAAAATGTTGTTCGTATGGCGTATATGTAGATGAAGAAGAACACAAAAAAATTCTTGCAAACGCTGATTCGATAAAAAAATATTTTGACGAAACACAACCAACCAATGTTTCGCTTTGGTTTGAAAAAGAATTTATTTCCGATTCCGATTTTCCTTCCGGTAAATGTATAGGAACAGAAGTGTATAACGATAAATGTGTTTTCTTAAACAAGAACGGAAAATGCACATTGCAACAAACATCAATTACAGAAGGAAAACATCCATGGGAATTGAAACCATATTATTGCATCACATTTCCAATCGTAGTGATAAATAAAAAAATTGAATGGGACGATATGCTTGACGGAGAACGACTTTGCTGCACGGCGAGAAATGATTTCAATACAAGTTGTGCGCAAGCATGTGAACTCGAAATGAATTTTATTCTCGGAAAACATCACGAGAATGTATTAGCAACAAAACACAATGAACTTTAA